Genomic DNA from uncultured Flavobacterium sp.:
AAAGCGGAATTCCGATTGACGAAGTAAAGAAAATCCTTATTCACCAGGCTAACGAAAAAATGGACGAGGCAATTATTGCACGTTTCTACAAACTTTACGACAAAACAGCACCGGAAAATATTATGCCAATGAGTATTCATGATTTAGGAAACTCAAGCGTTGCAACTGTACCAACTCTTTATGATTTATTAATTCAGGGAAAACTGGAGAATCACGAAATCAAAAAAGGCGATGTGGTAATTTTTGCTTCTGTTGGAGCAGGAATGAACGTAAATGCATTTGTATACAGATACTAGTATTCAGTCACAGTTTAAACTCTGCTAACTGAAAACTGAGACTGAAAACAGAAAACTAAAAAAAAGTCCGCATCTTAAAATGCGGACTTTTTAGTATATTTGCGACCTAATTAACAAATTAAGAACGAGAGATTGTTTCGTTCCTCGCAATGACTATGTACGAAAAAACGTTTCCGAATAAAAGATTCAAACTTACCTTAGAGTTTTTACAAAAACACGTTAAGACATCAGAAACCATATTTGATTTTGGTGTTCCAAATCCATTCTCTAAAATAATGGAAGAAAACGGTTATACCGTAAAAAACACAAAAGGCGAAGATTTAGATAACGATCAAACCGCTTTAAAAACAGAAGAATATACTGTTTTTACCGCATTTGAAATTTTCGAACATTTGCTAAATCCGTACACAATTCTGGAAAACGTAAAATGTGATAAATTGTTAATTTCAATTCCGTTACGTTTATGGTTTTCACCGGCATATCGTTCTAAAACAGATATGTGGGACAGACATTATCACGAATTTGAAGACTGGCAATTAGACTGGCTTTTAGAAAAAACAGGCTGGAAAATAACTGATCGTCTAAAATTCACACATCCGGTAAAAAAGTTTGGATTCAGACCATTACTAAGATATTTTACTCCGAGATATTATATTG
This window encodes:
- a CDS encoding methyltransferase, whose protein sequence is MYEKTFPNKRFKLTLEFLQKHVKTSETIFDFGVPNPFSKIMEENGYTVKNTKGEDLDNDQTALKTEEYTVFTAFEIFEHLLNPYTILENVKCDKLLISIPLRLWFSPAYRSKTDMWDRHYHEFEDWQLDWLLEKTGWKITDRLKFTHPVKKFGFRPLLRYFTPRYYIVVAEKA